In Maylandia zebra isolate NMK-2024a linkage group LG12, Mzebra_GT3a, whole genome shotgun sequence, a single genomic region encodes these proteins:
- the LOC112435633 gene encoding uncharacterized protein LOC112435633 isoform X2 produces the protein MENDTVECSTSGHIKQVISQAVTEESQVEAFHCSHCVLIFESKVYLFEHLNKVHGLNTEISLREAGLSPGTDKANTESSSSGDNFKCQRCDFKACSWDGLSEHEELCHKTSENPNVSGGVIISENLDSTLSVISANQNNEAAGTSEDPSVLSDISTSEANCTLKDLKILQESPSSSCPNSSGVFKVTAKSVIDITGSKSYPFLHTDLTTDLTKTPEQFRKETVPDSAVKRSSGKSLKGHPVKKAKLDNEEMLTEKEKENRQQSSSSEVSEDEDEADAAKVYSCKHCDYSDVGIRRISAHYQSDHPYIRYNSVYIQDASDHSATFRCLECPVEFLSTADLKRHYLENHPDAPDVFAMKSCGLSLVFKCFLCKFTINLLKSLKEHYKAKHATYEVENSLLFCRYSMSECQEESSQLSLDVHYQKSHPDEVITLDKIKQSACPTSHAASEMTSEKCSDSVIVVDHSETTPEACKNRSESSQTTKGESSKFPTKSSNEITTGLDISSSSLPNETFYCQFCSYTSTEVKSILGHHYAKHSMDAPIGTDDVLGYSAEMQKRQSESKMSKSPSSSQFNTSKQVKMCREKEDLYKEDYTADASETGERQNKSYACPENLFYCHKCNFGNLSVKGVIIHQAKVHRKCNSSTKCVLEYTALIHDEIRKANAKDSSSSRLPPPIINEGEEKAFFCHFCNYRHSTLDRVMRHYSKTHHGFKAKTSEVLLHTSKIHDQAQKSPLTSTQNEEAAQEILKLKMKKKKTRKHSKSLVISATPSVTTPHTKRSLNCYSYACAYKTDVIYALKTHLRKIHKVKRTVTDILRYYFRQGSLKRGYYCEFCVFRHEKAAAVYEHYQERHLGRVPCVEYVNSRLYAGPEMVLSKKKKPDLEQSGGNGTENRLLSQRSGQNKAGLSCKRCSFKSKSLSDLAHHYRMVHPLNAKLSKKTSASWRVEDQSDRSRSLSSKVFKCLYCSANFNSKQGLHIHCGLKHPEAVIERFEQEQKPKQQRKKRRHKTLKSSITAEKSLLIYKCPKCPYVNVSYQGTLTHCQMKHPAIVVWADELETGEVFASNMVNCTLGRSSNERGYLCKKCSQIHGSLTKLNAHCKMVHHDRKVYEHTDTESQPVHTSRGSARKDASVKNKTSRRVKIAKSRQAPQTETPEASPSTLLSGLRSSKQLYKCQMCTYKGPYRKYLQRHYKNYHKLDAVSIYKLLDKYNKRKWNSPSNVLKSGNSTKVKCLKCPELTFKSSQLLIDHYSTFHRSEWKLDFTVLSLGLRKKKNTGVYKCDHCNTQLNGIRMVCYHMDRHRARMLEKAKAAQRKESLISTTLEQESSEPCRQDETTTLETVNEVNRWNGTRVQSAATSELSDVQQPELESNGDKHTCRQCGRMFMSLKGLHSHEHSHAALAAIKKLDNSSTSGLKHKKTLEMHMETGHSTCQSKPTHQKDLCCPFCLYQTKNKNNMIDHIVLHREERVVPIEVRRPKLSHCHQGIIFGSKKVMKNHELVGQGSLDQLEASVDNVPVTEEEEEHLSNMDQLDKDREDVEMEDLFADCDEVPQTENLEENYTTEKSALQIRECQETNGESPGETSESDIQHENAKPNSTVQQELQKQAELVLLETAREQETGKVEQSVTEVKITDTPCEDYGDPEEERQTNENQAQPEFTESGDKQQMETGNVEQSVTEVKSTDTPCEDYGNPEEERQTYENQAQPEFTESGDKQQMETGNVEQSVTEVKITDTPCEDYGDPEEERQTNENQAQPEFTESGDKQQMETGNVEQSVTEVKITDTPCEDYGDPEEERQTYENQAQPEFTESGDKQQMETGNVEQSVTEVKITDTPCEDYGNPEEERQTYENQAQPEFTESGDKQQMETGNVEQSVTEVKITDTPCEDYGDPEEERQTNENQAQPEFTESGDKQQMETGNVEQSVTEVKITDTPCEDYGNPEEERQTYENQAQPEFTESGDKQQMETGNVEQSVTEVKSTDTPCEDYGNPEEERQTYENQAQPEFTESGDKQQMETGNVEQSVTEVKITDTPCEDYGDPEEERQTNENQAQPEFTESGDKQQMETGNVEQSVTEVKSTDTPCEDYGDPEEERQTNENQVQPEFTESGDKQQMETGNVEQSVTEVKITDTPCEDYGDPEEERQTYENQAQPEFTESGDKQQMETGNVEQSVTEVKITDTPCEDYGDPEEERQTNENQAQPEFTESGDKQQMETGNVEQSVTEVKSTDTPCEDYGNPEEERQTYENQAQPEFTESGDKQQMETGNVEQSVTEVKITDTPCEDYGDPEVERQTNENQAQPEFTESGDKQQMETGNVEQSVTEVKITDTPCEDYGDPEEERQTNENPAQPEFTESGDKQQMETGNVEQSVTEVKITDTPCEDYGDPEEERQTYENQAQPEFTESGDKQQMETGNVEQSVTEVKITDTPCEDYGDPEEERQTYENQAQPEFTESGDKQQMETENDFKVDEETPAQKQDVKALEHKTLNIEAKVEDDILRHILQLANDDSKMHNKADEGKTVKMEKGTEASDIPLAEESNFPLFQNPKNQVGIEANSALTKLNIAHVNNTRTEESLKIERHMLTLPPTCAQLKMITGDILGVSFTKLKQEEVHTQQSSEQEPKPCTEIPVLEKECLKKEVHSPECFKEEEEKGPFEQKQNQESEMLTEDEERHQDQAPGDHDGMKDDDCLQEPEDCSWQCPL, from the exons ATGGAAAACG ATACAGTGGAGTGCTCCACCTCTGGCCACATCAAGCAAGTCATCAGCCAAGCAGTCACTGAAGAATCCCAAGTCGAGGCTTTCCATTGTAGTCACTGTGTGCTGATCTTCGAATCCAAGGTGTACCTTTTTGAACACCTTAACAAGGTGCATGGCCTCAATACAGAAATTTCTCTCAGAGAGGCTGGTTTATCCCCTGGGACTGACAAAGCCAACACAGAGAGCAGCAGTTCAGGAGATAATTTTAAATGCCAGAGGTGTGATTTTAAAGCTTGTAGTTGGGATGGTTTAAGTGAACACGAGGAACTGTGTCACAAAACTTCAGAAAATCCTAACGTGTCAGGAGGTGTCATCATTTCAGAAAACCTCGACAGCACTTTAAGTGTCATTTCAGCAAACCAGAACAATGAAGCTGCAGGAACATCGGAAGATCCATCAGTTCTTTCAGATATTTCTACCTCAGAAGCAAACTGCACATTAAAGGACCTGAAAATTTTGCAGGAATCTCCTTCAAGCTCCTGTCCAAACAGTAGTGGTGTGTTTAAAGTCACAGCAAAGTCTGTGATAGATATCACCGGAAGTAAGTCGTACCCTTTTTTGCACACTGACTTGACTACTGATTTGACTAAAACTCCGGAACAATTCAGAAAGGAAACTGTTCCTGACAGTGCTGTGAAGAGATCCAGTGGTAAAAGTTTAAAAGGTCATCCTGTCAAAAAAGCCAAGTTGGATAACGAAGAGATGCTcacggaaaaagaaaaagaaaatagacaACAGTCATCCAGCAGCGAAGTCAGCGAAGATGAAGACGAGGCAGACGCGGCAAAAGTGTATTCTTGTAAACATTGTGACTACAGCGACGTGGGCATCAGGCGAATTTCTGCCCATTATCAAAGTGACCACCCTTATATCAGATACAATTCTGTCTACATTCAGGACGCAAGTGATCACAGTGCCACCTTTCGTTGCTTGGAGTGTCCAGTTGAGTTTTtaagcacagctgacctcaagAGGCACTACTTGGAAAATCATCCAGATGCCCCAGATGTATTTGCCATGAAATCATGTGGCCTCAGTTTGGTTTTCAAATGCTTTCTTTGTAAATTTACTATCAATCTATTGAAGTCTTTGAAAGAACATTACAAGGCAAAGCATGCAACATATGAAGTGGAGAATTCCTTATTGTTCTGCAGATATTCAATGTCTGAATGCCAAGAGGAATCGTCTCAGCTGAGTCTAGATGTTCACTACCAAAAAAGCCACCCAGATGAAGTAATCACATTAGATAAAATCAAACAGTCCGCTTGTCCCACATCACATGCAGCATCAGAGATGACATCTGAGAAGTGTTCAGATTCTGTGATTGTAGTAGATCATTCAGAGACCACACCAGAAGCCTGTAAGAATCGTTCAGAATCTTCCCAAACCACGAAAGGGGAATCTTCGAAGTTTCCAACAAAATCCAGTAATGAAATTACTACTGGACTGGACATTTCCTCATCCAGTTTaccaaatgaaacattttactgCCAGTTCTGCAGTTACACAAGTACCGAGGTTAAGAGTATCCTTGGTCATCACTATGCAAAACATTCTATGGATGCACCAATAGGTACTGATGATGTCCTAGGGTACAGTGCTGAGATGCAGAAACGTCAGAGTGAATCTAAGATGTCAAAAAGTCCTTCATCTTCCCAATTTAATACTAGTAAACAAGTGAAGATGTGTAGGGAAAAAGAAGATCTGTATAAGGAGGATTACACAGCAGATGCCTCAGAAAcaggagagagacagaacaaGTCCTACGCATGTCCAGAAAACTTGTTTTACTGCCACAAATGCAACTTTGGAAATCTGTCTGTAAAAGGAGTAATTATCCATCAGGCTAAGGTTCATCGAAAGTGTAATTCCAGCACTAAGTGTGTTCTTGAATATACAGCTTTAATCCATGATGAAATCAGGAAAGCAAATGCAAAGGATTCCTCTTCTTCCCGTCTACCTCCTCCTATAATAAATGAAGGCgaagaaaaagcatttttttgcCACTTTTGTAACTACAGGCATAGTACTTTGGATCGGGTAATGCGCCATTACAGCAAAACACATCATGGATTTAAGGCGAAGACTTCAGAAGTCCTTCTGCATACATCTAAGATCCACGATCAGGCACAGAAATCTCCTCTAACATCCACTCAAAATGAAGAAGCTGCTCAGGAAATCCTcaagctgaaaatgaaaaagaaaaaaacaaggaagCATTCAAAGTCTTTGGTCATTTCAGCAACACCCTCAGTGACAACCCCACACACAAAGAGGTCCCTGAACTGTTACTCATACGCATGCGCATACAAAACTGACGTGATATATGCTCTGAAGACGCATTTAAGGAAAATTCACAAAGTAAAGCGTACAGTCACAGATATTTTAAGATATTATTTTAGACAAGGATCATTAAAGCGCGGCTATTATTGTGAATTCTGTGTTTTCAGACatgaaaaagctgcagcagtTTATGAGCACTACCAGGAACGCCACCTAGGACGTGTCCCCTGCGTTGAGTATGTAAATTCTCGGTTATATGCTGGTCCTGAAATGGTCCTTTCTAAAAAGAAGAAGCCTGATCTAGAGCAGAGTGGAGGCAATGGCACTGAAAACAGATTGCTATCCCAAAGATCCGGACAAAATAAAGCTGGTTTGTCTTGCAAAAGATGCTCTTTTAAATCTAAATCTTTGTCAGATCTGGCACACCATTACCGAATGGTTCATCCTTTGAATGCAAAACTTTCCAAGAAAACAAGCGCAAGCTGGCGGGTGGAAGACCAAAGTGACAGATCTCGCTCATTGTCCTCCAAAGTGTTCAAGTGCCTTTACTGCTCTGCAAATTTTAATAGCAAACAGGGTCTCCACATTCACTGTGGATTGAAACACCCGGAAGCTGTAATTGAAAGATTTGaacaagaacaaaaaccaaaacagcagCGCAAAAAAAGAAGGCATAAGACATTGAAGTCTAGCATAACAGCAGAAAAAAGCCTCTTGATCTACAAGTGTCCAAAGTGTCCATATGTGAATGTTAGCTACCAAGGGACCCTCACTCACTGTCAAATGAAGCATCCAGCAATTGTAGTCTGGGCAGATGAACTTGAGACAGGTGAAGTCTTTGCATCAAACATGGTCAATTGTACTTTAGGAAGAAGTTCTAATGAAAGAGGGTACTTGTGtaaaaaatgttcacaaatcCATGGATCACTGACAAAACTCAATGCTCACTGTAAGATGGTTCATCATGACAGAAAAGTGTATGAGCACACTGACACTGAAAGCCAGCCGGTTCACACATCTCGGGGCTCAGCACGGAAGGATGcctctgtgaaaaacaaaacttcgAGAAGAGTAAAAATTGCGAAAAGTAGACAGGCTCCACAAACGGAAACTCCTGAGGCATCCCCATCAACTTTGCTGTCCGGCCTCCGCAGCAGCAAACAGTTGTACAAGTGCCAGATGTGCACCTATAAAGGACCGTATCGAAAATACCTCCAGCGCCACTACAAAAATTATCACAAATTGGATGCAGTCAGTATTTACAAACTTCTTGACAAATATAATAAGCGTAAATGGAACTCTCCCAGCAACGTACTTAAATCAGGCAACAGCACAAAGgttaaatgtttgaaatgtcCAGAATTAACATTCAAGTCGTCGCAGCTGCTCATTGACCACTATAGTACTTTTCACCGCTCAGAGTGGAAATTGGACTTTACTGTGTTGTCACTAGGattgaggaaaaagaaaaacacaggggTTTACAAATGTGACCACTGCAACACACAATTAAATGGGATTCGAATGGTGTGTTATCACATGGATCGCCACAGAGCAAGGATGCTAGAGAAGGCCAAGGCTGCGCAGAGAAAGGAGTCGCTTATTAGCACAACACTAGAGCAAGAATCCAGCGAG ccctGCAGGCAAGATGAAACGACCACATTGGAAACTGTGAACGAGGTTAATCGTTGGAACGGGACACGAGTACAGAGCGCCGCTACATCAGAACTCTCTGATGTACAGCAGCCAGAACTAGAATCGAATGGAGACAAACACACGTGTAGACAGTGCGGCCGGATGTTTATGTCATTGAAAGGCTTGCATTCACATGAGCACAGCCACGCAGCCCTGGCAGCCATCAAGAAATTGGACAATAGCTCCACATCTGGATTAAAACACAA GAAAACTCTGGAAATGCACATGGAGACGGGTCACTCTACCTGCCAGTCAAAGCCTACTCATCAGAAGGACCTCTGCTGCCCTTTCTGTCTGTACCAAACTAAGAACAAGAACAACATGATTGATCACATTGTCTTGCATCGTG agGAACGTGTAGTGCCAATAGAGGTTCGTCGCCCCAAACTGTCACATTGCCATCAAGGCATCATCTTTGGGTCAAAAAAG GTCATGAAGAATCATGAACTCGTGGGTCAGGGGAGCCTTGATCAGCTGGAGGCAAGCGTTGATAATGTGCCagtaacagaagaagaagaggaacatTTGTCTAACATGGACCAGCTAGATAAAGACAGAGAAGATGTAGAAATGGAGGACCTTTTTGCAGACTGTGATGAGGTTCCACAAACTGAGAACCTGGAAGAAAACTATACCACAGAGAAAAGTGCACTCCAGATCAGGGAATGCCAGGAAACCAACGGAGAAAGTCCTGGCGAGACTTCCGAATCAGACATTCAACATGAAAATGCCAAACCAAACTCTACTGTCCAACAAGAGCTGCAAAAACAAGCGGAGCTTGTGCTGCTAGAGACTGCAAGAGAACAGGAGACAGGAAAAGTGGAACAAAGTGTAACAGAAGTGAAAATTACAGATACCCCATGTGAGGATTACGGCGATCCAGAGGAAGAGAGGCAGACAAATGAAAACCAAGCCCAACCTGAATTCACAGAATCTGGAGACAAACAACAAATGGAGACAGGAAATGTGGAACAAAGTGTAACAGAAGTGAAATCTACAGATACCCCATGTGAGGATTACGGCAATCcagaggaagagagacagacataTGAAAACCAAGCCCAACCTGAATTCACAGAATCTGGAGACAAACAACAAATGGAGACAGGAAATGTGGAACAAAGTGTAACAGAAGTGAAAATTACAGATACCCCATGTGAGGATTACGGCGATCCAGAGGAAGAGAGGCAGACAAATGAAAACCAAGCCCAACCTGAATTCACAGAATCTGGAGACAAACAACAAATGGAGACAGGAAATGTGGAACAAAGTGTAACAGAAGTGAAAATTACAGATACCCCATGTGAGGATTACGGCGATCCAGAGGAAGAGAGGCAGACATATGAAAACCAAGCCCAACCTGAATTCACAGAATCTGGAGACAAACAACAAATGGAGACAGGAAATGTGGAACAAAGTGTAACAGAAGTGAAAATTACAGATACCCCATGTGAAGATTACGGCAATCCAGAGGAAGAGAGGCAGACATATGAAAACCAAGCCCAACCTGAATTCACAGAATCTGGAGACAAACAACAAATGGAGACAGGAAATGTGGAACAAAGTGTAACAGAAGTGAAAATTACAGATACCCCATGTGAAGATTACGGCGATCCAGAGGAAGAGAGGCAGACAAATGAAAACCAAGCCCAACCTGAATTCACAGAATCTGGAGACAAACAACAAATGGAGACAGGAAATGTGGAACAAAGTGTAACAGAAGTGAAAATTACAGATACCCCATGTGAAGATTACGGCAATCCAGAGGAAGAGAGGCAGACATATGAAAACCAAGCCCAACCTGAATTCACAGAATCTGGAGACAAACAACAAATGGAGACAGGAAATGTGGAACAAAGTGTAACAGAAGTGAAATCTACAGATACCCCATGTGAGGATTACGGCAATCcagaggaagagagacagacataTGAAAACCAAGCCCAACCTGAATTCACAGAATCTGGAGACAAACAACAAATGGAGACAGGAAATGTGGAACAAAGTGTAACAGAAGTGAAAATTACAGATACCCCATGTGAGGATTACGGCGATCCAGAGGAAGAGAGGCAGACAAATGAAAACCAAGCCCAACCTGAATTCACAGAATCTGGAGACAAACAACAAATGGAGACAGGAAATGTGGAACAAAGTGTAACAGAAGTGAAATCTACAGATACCCCATGTGAGGATTACGGCGATCCAGAGGAAGAGAGGCAGACAAATGAAAACCAAGTCCAACCTGAATTCACAGAATCTGGAGACAAACAACAAATGGAGACAGGAAATGTGGAACAAAGTGTAACAGAAGTGAAAATTACAGATACCCCATGTGAGGATTACGGCGATCcagaggaagagagacagacataTGAAAACCAAGCCCAACCTGAATTCACAGAATCTGGAGACAAACAACAAATGGAGACAGGAAATGTGGAACAAAGTGTAACAGAAGTGAAAATTACAGATACCCCATGTGAGGATTACGGCGATCcagaggaagagagacagacaaatgaAAACCAAGCCCAACCTGAATTCACAGAATCTGGAGACAAACAACAAATGGAGACAGGAAATGTGGAACAAAGTGTAACTGAAGTGAAATCTACAGATACCCCATGTGAGGATTACGGCAATCcagaggaagagagacagacataTGAAAACCAAGCCCAACCTGAATTCACAGAATCTGGAGACAAACAACAAATGGAGACAGGAAATGTGGAACAAAGTGTAACAGAAGTGAAAATTACAGATACCCCATGTGAGGATTACGGCGATCCAGAGGTAGAGAGGCAGACAAATGAAAACCAAGCCCAACCTGAATTCACAGAATCTGGAGACAAACAACAAATGGAGACAGGAAATGTGGAACAAAGTGTAACAGAAGTGAAAATTACAGATACCCCATGTGAGGATTACGGCGATCcagaggaagagagacagacaaatgaAAACCCAGCCCAACCTGAATTCACAGAATCTGGAGACAAACAACAAATGGAGACAGGAAATGTGGAACAAAGTGTAACAGAAGTGAAAATTACAGATACCCCATGTGAGGATTACGGCGATCcagaggaagagagacagacataTGAAAACCAAGCCCAACCTGAATTCACAGAATCTGGAGACAAACAACAAATGGAGACAGGAAATGTGGAACAAAGTGTAACAGAAGTGAAAATTACAGATACCCCATGTGAGGATTACGGCGATCCAGAGGAAGAGAGGCAGACATATGAAAACCAAGCCCAACCTGAATTCACAGAATCTGGAGACAAACAACAAATGGAGACAGAAAATGATTTCAAAGTGGATGAAGAAACACCAGCTCAAAAGCAAGACGTTAAAGCACTTGAGCATAAAACACTGAACATTGAGGCAAAGGTAGAAGATGACATACTGCGTCATATCTTACAGTTGGCCAATGATGACAGCAAGATGCATAACAAGGCAGATGAGGGTAAAACGGTCAAGATGGAGAAGGGCACTGAGGCAAGTGATATCCCATTAGCTGAAGAGAGCAACTTCCCTTTGTTCCAGAATCCAAAGAATCAAGTTGGTATAGAGGCAAATTCAGCCTTAACAAAGCTAAATATTGCACATGTAAATAACACGAGGACAGAGGAGAGTTTAAAAATTGAAAGACATATGTTAACCCTCCCGCCCACTTGTGCACAACTTAAGATGATCACCGGTGATATTTTAGGTGTCTCGTTTACAAAATTAAAGCAGGAAGAAGTGCACACTCAGCAAAGCAGTGAACAGGAACCTAAACCTTGCACAGAAATACCAGTACTTGAGAAAGAATGTCTGAAGAAGGAAGTGCACTCTCCTGAATGCTtcaaggaggaagaagagaaaggtcCTTTCGAGCAGAAGCAAAACCAAGAATCTGAGATGCTCACAGAAGACGAGGAACGACACCAAGATCAGGCGCCTGGTGACCACGACGGGATGAAGGATGATGATTGTCTGCAAGAGCCTGAAG ACTGTTCTTGGCAGTGTCCACTTTGA